The Parafrankia irregularis genome window below encodes:
- a CDS encoding ABC transporter ATP-binding protein → MTPVVRFDAFTKAFGETVAVKDLSFEVAAGRVVGLVGPNGAGKSTSLRGLLGLVRPTSGSATVFGGPYSALTDPARRVGVSMDGVGINPAHSGRRHLTVYARAIGLPDSRVDEVLELTGVADAANRRLRGWSTGMRQRLGLATALLGDPDLLVLDEPTNGLDPEGVRWLRTFLRDQAAAGRTVLLSSHMLAELENTVDDIAIINRGVLFVGELSSLVSDGARLEERFFDLLTKPALAGVGASGEGSNAQTDPQ, encoded by the coding sequence GTGACACCCGTCGTGCGTTTCGACGCCTTCACCAAGGCCTTCGGTGAGACGGTGGCCGTCAAGGACCTCAGCTTCGAGGTGGCAGCCGGCCGCGTCGTGGGCCTCGTCGGGCCGAACGGTGCGGGCAAGAGCACGTCGCTGCGCGGCCTGCTCGGCCTGGTACGCCCCACCTCGGGAAGCGCCACCGTCTTCGGCGGCCCCTACTCCGCCCTCACCGACCCGGCTCGCCGCGTCGGTGTGAGCATGGACGGCGTCGGCATCAACCCGGCGCATTCCGGGCGCCGGCACCTGACGGTCTACGCCCGGGCGATCGGGCTGCCCGACAGCCGGGTCGACGAGGTCCTGGAGCTGACGGGGGTGGCGGACGCCGCGAACCGCCGGCTGCGCGGCTGGTCCACCGGCATGCGCCAGCGCCTCGGCCTGGCCACGGCCCTGCTCGGTGACCCGGACCTGCTCGTCCTGGACGAGCCGACCAACGGGCTCGACCCCGAGGGCGTCCGCTGGCTGCGCACCTTCCTGCGTGACCAGGCTGCCGCCGGGCGCACCGTCCTGCTCTCCAGCCACATGCTCGCCGAGCTGGAGAACACCGTCGACGACATTGCGATCATCAATCGCGGCGTCCTCTTCGTCGGTGAGCTCAGCAGCCTGGTCAGCGACGGAGCCCGGCTGGAGGAGCGCTTCTTCGACCTGCTCACGAAACCCGCGTTGGCCGGAGTCGGCGCGTCCGGGGAGGGAAGCAATGCGCAGACAGATCCGCAGTGA
- a CDS encoding iron-containing alcohol dehydrogenase has product MITSAPGDAAPAAPGWQWSCPTRVVAGPGALMRVVDEQCQAGRAVGLVVDVGVAACPAVTGLLREHPGISMIAVEPRRSGLAEVAAMAAWLRDEAAAGRLDTVAAVGGGSLLDLVKLGWLALADGTALTRLRTGRAGVVALPFPPGSPSSLSSLPALSSLPAASSLPALSSLPAAPLPLRVLVPTTVGTGSEISAVACVDVQDRHRLAICAGMRAEIAVLDPEATSGLPRPMLVEGVLEALMRLMGPLVGSQLPRSVGDAAGLALVTELVRLGDQLAAAAEPTAAQRLAAAELSAYTHASWALCGRDPFGGRAWYLANEVSSVLGVSKMVATVPTAAGVWARVASGDRRFGHPERLAVVWDAVRAASSAALGDDAGDGLRRLAAGWGVSPCPTPSAPVLDVIARQVTNAFGGGLPPLAGISGAEIRELLRQSLRHQPDLSQPDRSQPDRSQQGAMV; this is encoded by the coding sequence ATGATCACTTCGGCACCGGGCGACGCCGCACCGGCCGCCCCGGGGTGGCAGTGGAGCTGCCCGACCCGGGTGGTGGCCGGGCCGGGCGCGCTGATGCGGGTCGTCGACGAGCAGTGCCAGGCGGGACGGGCCGTCGGGCTCGTGGTGGACGTCGGTGTCGCCGCGTGCCCGGCCGTGACCGGGCTGCTCCGGGAGCATCCCGGCATCAGCATGATCGCGGTCGAGCCACGCCGCTCCGGCCTGGCCGAGGTGGCGGCCATGGCCGCCTGGCTGCGCGACGAGGCCGCGGCCGGACGGCTCGACACGGTCGCGGCCGTCGGTGGCGGCAGCCTGCTCGACCTGGTCAAGCTCGGCTGGCTCGCGCTGGCCGACGGTACCGCCCTCACCCGGCTGCGCACCGGCCGCGCCGGCGTCGTCGCACTCCCGTTCCCGCCCGGATCTCCGTCGTCGCTTTCGTCCCTGCCTGCGCTTTCGTCCCTGCCTGCGGCTTCATCCCTGCCTGCGCTTTCGTCCCTGCCTGCGGCCCCGCTCCCGCTGCGGGTCCTGGTGCCGACCACGGTCGGCACCGGCTCCGAGATCAGTGCGGTGGCCTGCGTGGACGTCCAGGACCGGCACCGGCTGGCGATCTGTGCGGGCATGCGGGCCGAGATCGCCGTCCTCGATCCCGAGGCGACCAGCGGCCTGCCCCGTCCGATGCTCGTCGAAGGGGTACTGGAGGCGCTGATGCGCCTGATGGGCCCGCTGGTGGGAAGCCAGCTGCCGCGTTCGGTCGGCGACGCCGCCGGGCTGGCCCTCGTCACCGAACTGGTCCGTCTCGGCGATCAGCTCGCCGCGGCCGCCGAGCCCACCGCGGCGCAGCGGCTGGCGGCCGCCGAGCTCTCCGCGTACACCCACGCCAGCTGGGCGCTGTGCGGACGCGATCCGTTCGGCGGGCGCGCCTGGTACCTCGCCAACGAGGTCTCGAGTGTGCTCGGTGTCAGCAAGATGGTCGCGACGGTGCCGACCGCCGCCGGGGTGTGGGCGCGCGTCGCGAGCGGCGACCGCCGGTTCGGCCACCCCGAGCGCCTGGCCGTGGTGTGGGACGCCGTGCGCGCCGCGAGCTCGGCCGCTCTCGGCGACGACGCCGGGGACGGCCTGCGGCGGCTTGCTGCCGGCTGGGGCGTGTCACCGTGCCCGACCCCCAGCGCACCGGTCCTGGATGTGATCGCCCGCCAGGTGACGAACGCCTTCGGTGGCGGGCTTCCGCCGCTCGCCGGTATCAGCGGCGCCGAGATCCGTGAGCTTCTGCGGCAGTCGCTGCGGCACCAGCCCGACCTGAGCCAGCCGGACCGGAGCCAGCCGGACCGGAGCCAGCAAGGAGCGATGGTGTGA
- a CDS encoding IS701 family transposase has product MTTEAILDPWSSVEDLAQPQETADELDLLHARVAHRFGRPEPRRRALAYLRGLVSVDGARHGQALAAAAGESSPDGMQRLLTAAGWDADLVRDDLLGYVRQRHVHAAAALVVDEVVLPGRGPRFAGAAPRYLAESGRVESCQVAVFAAYATGERSILVDRELCLPSPWDTDRRLRRSAGVPDDHEQGGSRELAAELVARATRRLPVRWILLGPALGGDDRLRAWLARNDVAFVARIGPGTTIGTTIGRRVTAAALAAAADRRQGGEAWAQIRVRPSRGGRWDHRLLLRRRPQSEPLFYACHVPRGTSLNELVDAARRTGAVRDGVRRARATVGLDSYRVRSWTGWYRHMTLAMLAAAATGASAAAPSAAIPSGAMPSGAMPSSAASSVAAGSGWGEVRFPTESAARR; this is encoded by the coding sequence ATGACCACGGAAGCCATCCTTGATCCCTGGTCGAGCGTCGAGGACCTGGCGCAGCCACAGGAGACAGCGGACGAGCTGGATCTTCTGCATGCCCGGGTCGCGCATCGGTTCGGCCGGCCGGAGCCACGCCGGCGAGCCCTCGCCTACCTGCGCGGGCTGGTCTCGGTCGACGGCGCGCGACACGGCCAGGCCCTCGCCGCCGCGGCCGGTGAGAGCAGCCCCGACGGTATGCAGCGCCTGCTGACGGCCGCCGGCTGGGACGCCGACCTCGTTCGCGACGACCTGCTCGGCTACGTGCGCCAGCGGCACGTCCACGCCGCGGCCGCGCTGGTCGTCGACGAGGTGGTGCTGCCCGGCCGGGGACCGCGCTTCGCCGGCGCGGCCCCCCGCTACCTCGCCGAGTCCGGACGGGTCGAGAGCTGCCAGGTCGCGGTGTTCGCCGCGTACGCCACCGGCGAGCGCTCGATCCTGGTGGACCGGGAGCTGTGCCTGCCAAGCCCCTGGGACACCGACCGCAGGCTGCGCCGCTCCGCCGGAGTCCCGGACGACCACGAGCAGGGCGGCTCGCGGGAGCTGGCGGCGGAGCTGGTGGCGCGGGCCACGCGACGGCTGCCGGTGCGCTGGATCCTGCTGGGGCCCGCGCTCGGCGGAGACGACCGGCTGCGGGCCTGGCTCGCCCGCAACGACGTGGCGTTCGTGGCCCGGATCGGCCCTGGCACGACCATCGGGACGACCATCGGCCGGCGCGTCACCGCTGCGGCGCTCGCCGCCGCCGCCGACCGTCGGCAAGGTGGCGAGGCCTGGGCACAGATACGGGTCCGCCCGTCCCGCGGCGGCCGCTGGGATCACCGTCTGTTGCTGCGGCGCAGGCCACAGTCGGAGCCACTCTTCTACGCCTGCCACGTGCCGCGGGGCACGTCCCTCAACGAGCTGGTCGACGCCGCGCGCCGCACCGGCGCGGTGCGCGACGGCGTCCGGCGGGCCAGGGCGACGGTCGGGCTGGACAGCTACCGGGTCCGAAGCTGGACCGGGTGGTACCGGCACATGACCCTCGCCATGCTGGCCGCCGCGGCGACCGGCGCGTCCGCCGCCGCCCCGTCCGCCGCCATCCCGTCCGGCGCCATGCCATCCGGCGCCATGCCATCCTCCGCCGCCTCGTCCGTCGCGGCCGGTTCCGGCTGGGGCGAAGTGCGGTTTCCCACGGAAAGCGCGGCCAGGCGATAA
- the mpaM gene encoding daptide-type RiPP biosynthesis methyltransferase produces MSAEAAVEATAVTATELATQATGPGPDRPGSDRPGTAGALIRMFGDALAVEDIYSERGSVLYDLLGGEDQHEISELLSALGGTRRSVLELAAGSGRLTLPMLRHGHDVVALEKSPMMLRLLGAKAAAAGHGDGPLTLVEGDMSRFDLGRRFDAVVLGATSVSLLDAAGRAAMFGAVRRHLAPTGMFLFSTLQMRRGPMLAQPVRENTHVLTVPAAGGPGGPGGSMVVLVEWIDGPGQQRLISAFRSEVDPAGTVDHRLFTSEVRLLDVADLERELAAAGLTVVGREQIAGGREPDRSTLLLRCVPSPDPDPDGARS; encoded by the coding sequence GTGAGCGCCGAAGCCGCCGTCGAGGCAACCGCGGTGACGGCCACCGAACTCGCCACCCAGGCCACCGGACCGGGGCCCGACCGACCGGGATCCGACCGGCCCGGTACGGCCGGCGCCCTCATCCGGATGTTCGGCGACGCGCTCGCGGTCGAGGACATCTACTCGGAGCGGGGTTCGGTCCTCTACGACCTGCTCGGGGGCGAGGACCAGCATGAGATCAGCGAACTGCTGTCGGCGCTGGGCGGCACCCGGCGCTCGGTGCTCGAGCTGGCTGCCGGCTCCGGCCGGCTGACCCTGCCGATGCTGCGCCACGGCCACGACGTGGTCGCTCTGGAGAAGTCACCGATGATGTTGCGCCTGCTCGGCGCGAAGGCCGCGGCGGCGGGGCACGGTGACGGTCCGCTCACCCTGGTCGAGGGCGACATGAGCCGGTTCGACCTGGGACGCCGCTTCGACGCCGTCGTGCTCGGCGCCACCTCGGTGTCGCTGCTGGACGCGGCCGGGCGGGCCGCCATGTTCGGCGCGGTCAGGCGGCACCTCGCACCGACCGGCATGTTCCTGTTCAGCACCCTCCAGATGCGCCGCGGTCCGATGCTGGCCCAGCCGGTCCGCGAGAACACCCATGTGCTGACCGTGCCCGCGGCCGGCGGGCCCGGCGGGCCCGGCGGGTCGATGGTGGTCCTCGTCGAGTGGATCGACGGCCCGGGGCAACAGCGCCTGATCAGCGCGTTCCGTTCCGAGGTCGATCCGGCCGGCACCGTCGATCATCGCCTGTTCACCAGCGAGGTACGCCTCCTGGACGTCGCCGATCTCGAACGCGAGCTCGCCGCCGCCGGCCTGACCGTCGTCGGCCGTGAGCAGATCGCCGGCGGCCGCGAGCCCGACCGCTCGACCCTTCTGCTGCGGTGCGTCCCCTCCCCAGACCCGGACCCGGACGGAGCAAGGTCATGA
- a CDS encoding daptide-type RiPP, with protein sequence MSVLTAERPFDTKLLSLDIEELESLEAPFNWDAFWSGFRAGVAVVGVGAAGVGIGIAIT encoded by the coding sequence ATGTCTGTTCTCACCGCTGAGCGCCCGTTCGACACGAAGCTGCTCTCGCTGGACATCGAGGAGCTCGAGTCGCTCGAGGCCCCGTTCAACTGGGACGCCTTCTGGTCGGGCTTCCGCGCCGGTGTCGCCGTCGTCGGCGTCGGTGCGGCCGGTGTCGGCATCGGCATCGCCATCACCTGA
- a CDS encoding YcaO-like family protein codes for MIDARATLERAAGIARGTTMIPPAADQPLWTVAVDIGGLDATGHRGLESDDYPLHLVGAAGLRPGDALLRGAGEAVERFALRPPAGPGQTFEAGQTVEAGQAEGRPLPFADPRVALGSPAADPTALRWMTGRDLVSGEPVAVPTALVDYPAADTASLRWFDPTPSGTAAGAGAEMALRNALHEIVERDAVMVAWAAQLRLERVELAGLVNATTTRPAAVRELGRLARVADELGLSVSFGAIPTALRGVECVVAVLVDRGSRRPLAAVGSRASTCRADAALGAFRETFQVREVLRGVCGWYPDERENPENPEHRGGRGPGDDLTASLPPVSCDLDRARLWTTPEAVDAVERWTESFLEGQRGRVPRESSDATAASVAELVEDLAQDGGRPTVVDLTDRLPAPIRAMGWHAVKVIPVGLHALRMDERHEFTWLRGRIDDAPDRLAVPGGVPDRTIHPFPHPLI; via the coding sequence GTGATCGACGCACGGGCGACCCTCGAACGCGCGGCGGGCATCGCCCGCGGCACCACGATGATTCCCCCGGCGGCGGACCAGCCGTTGTGGACCGTGGCCGTCGACATCGGCGGTCTGGACGCTACCGGGCACCGTGGCCTCGAATCCGACGACTACCCGCTGCACCTGGTCGGCGCGGCCGGGCTGCGTCCCGGAGACGCGCTGCTGCGCGGCGCCGGCGAGGCCGTGGAACGGTTCGCGCTGCGCCCCCCGGCGGGTCCAGGCCAGACCTTCGAGGCAGGCCAGACCGTCGAGGCAGGCCAGGCCGAGGGACGGCCGCTGCCGTTCGCCGACCCGCGGGTCGCCCTCGGCTCGCCGGCCGCGGACCCCACCGCCCTGCGCTGGATGACCGGCCGGGACCTGGTCAGCGGCGAGCCGGTGGCCGTCCCGACGGCTCTGGTGGACTACCCGGCCGCCGACACGGCCTCGCTGCGCTGGTTCGACCCCACCCCGTCGGGCACCGCGGCCGGCGCGGGCGCCGAGATGGCCCTGCGCAACGCTCTGCACGAGATCGTCGAGCGGGACGCCGTCATGGTCGCCTGGGCGGCCCAGCTACGGCTGGAGCGGGTCGAGCTGGCCGGCCTGGTGAACGCGACGACGACCAGGCCGGCGGCGGTCCGGGAGCTCGGCCGGCTCGCGCGTGTCGCCGACGAGCTGGGTCTGTCGGTGTCCTTCGGCGCCATCCCGACCGCGCTGCGAGGTGTCGAGTGCGTCGTCGCGGTGCTCGTCGACCGCGGCTCCCGGCGTCCGCTGGCAGCCGTTGGCTCCCGTGCCTCGACCTGCCGCGCCGACGCGGCGCTCGGCGCGTTCCGGGAGACCTTCCAGGTCCGCGAGGTGCTGCGCGGCGTCTGCGGCTGGTACCCCGACGAACGCGAGAACCCCGAGAACCCCGAGCACCGCGGGGGCCGCGGCCCTGGCGACGACCTGACCGCGTCACTCCCGCCGGTCTCCTGCGATCTCGACCGAGCCCGTCTGTGGACGACCCCCGAGGCGGTCGACGCGGTGGAGCGGTGGACCGAGAGCTTCCTCGAAGGCCAGCGCGGCCGGGTGCCTCGGGAATCGTCGGACGCCACGGCGGCCTCCGTCGCCGAGCTGGTGGAGGATCTCGCCCAGGACGGGGGACGGCCGACGGTCGTCGACCTGACCGATCGGCTGCCGGCGCCGATCCGTGCGATGGGCTGGCACGCGGTCAAGGTCATACCGGTGGGCCTGCACGCCCTGCGCATGGATGAGCGGCACGAGTTCACCTGGCTGCGCGGCCGGATCGACGACGCGCCGGACCGCCTGGCCGTCCCGGGTGGTGTTCCCGACCGCACCATCCACCCGTTTCCGCATCCCCTGATCTGA
- a CDS encoding daptide-type RiPP, whose amino-acid sequence MEFVPSLDLAVEELENLEAPAWWHYVVGFGAGAVVGGAALYGGIAIGVAIT is encoded by the coding sequence ATGGAGTTCGTTCCTTCTCTCGACCTGGCCGTCGAGGAGCTGGAGAACCTCGAGGCCCCGGCCTGGTGGCACTACGTGGTCGGCTTCGGTGCCGGCGCGGTTGTCGGCGGCGCCGCCCTCTACGGCGGCATCGCCATCGGCGTCGCCATCACCTGA
- the mpaD gene encoding daptide-type RiPP biosynthesis aminotransferase, whose product MTSGTLDLGPAVDPAVDGDVEPLWQLLSPPSRFDSSNARVLGASGVRLRFADGVDALCASSGLWNVNIGYGNQAVADAVHRAMLDASYLTLFRRSHPWALEAARTLVELCGADTFGRVLFSTSGSAANDAMMKIVRHYWALRGQPGRRLVVGLRDSYHGLTYGSSALTGEDLAQDLYLVDRRFVRHVGHTDPAALRRLVTGAGAQIGAVVVEPVLGTGAHEIPDDFLAELIALREQYGFLLVADEVATGFGRTGTWFASQAWPATPDVMVLSKGLTNGTCAGSAVVVSHEIRAAFDEADAVLAHGETNAGTPPTCAAITATVAQMRQHDVVARGAALGERLGAGLAELVDRHPAAVAHRGRGCFRHLSLVRPDGEPYTPDDVVAALEAIRLAGAAVHPGPAGIQLVPPLIYTDDDLAELLDCVERGLTAVWTGRVDQLRAARHSGHATPGVMVAR is encoded by the coding sequence ATGACCTCGGGAACACTCGACCTCGGCCCAGCCGTCGACCCGGCCGTCGACGGCGACGTCGAGCCGCTGTGGCAGCTGCTGTCCCCACCCAGCCGTTTCGATTCGTCCAATGCCCGGGTGCTGGGCGCCAGCGGGGTGCGGCTGCGCTTCGCGGACGGGGTGGACGCCCTGTGCGCCAGCAGCGGGCTGTGGAACGTCAACATCGGCTACGGGAACCAGGCCGTGGCGGACGCCGTGCACCGCGCGATGCTCGACGCGTCCTACCTGACGCTGTTCCGCCGCAGCCACCCGTGGGCGCTGGAGGCGGCGCGGACGCTGGTGGAGCTCTGCGGGGCGGACACCTTCGGCCGGGTGCTGTTCTCGACGTCCGGCAGCGCTGCCAACGACGCGATGATGAAGATCGTCCGGCATTACTGGGCGCTGCGCGGCCAGCCGGGCCGCCGCCTGGTCGTCGGGCTGCGTGACAGCTACCACGGGCTGACCTACGGAAGCTCCGCACTGACCGGCGAGGATCTCGCCCAGGATCTCTACCTGGTCGACCGCAGGTTCGTCCGGCATGTCGGGCATACCGACCCCGCCGCGCTGCGCCGGCTGGTGACCGGCGCGGGCGCGCAGATCGGCGCGGTCGTCGTCGAGCCGGTGCTGGGCACCGGCGCCCACGAGATCCCGGACGACTTCCTCGCCGAGCTGATCGCGCTGCGGGAACAGTACGGTTTCCTGCTGGTCGCGGACGAGGTGGCGACCGGGTTCGGCCGCACCGGCACGTGGTTCGCCTCGCAGGCCTGGCCGGCGACCCCCGATGTGATGGTCCTGTCCAAGGGACTGACCAACGGGACCTGCGCGGGCTCGGCGGTCGTGGTGTCGCACGAGATCCGGGCGGCCTTCGACGAGGCGGACGCGGTGCTGGCGCACGGCGAGACGAACGCCGGTACCCCGCCGACCTGCGCGGCGATCACCGCGACCGTCGCTCAGATGCGCCAGCACGACGTGGTCGCCCGCGGCGCGGCCCTCGGCGAGCGGCTCGGTGCCGGGCTGGCCGAGCTGGTGGACCGGCACCCGGCCGCCGTCGCGCACCGCGGCCGGGGCTGTTTCCGTCATCTCAGCCTGGTCCGCCCGGACGGCGAGCCCTACACGCCGGACGACGTCGTCGCCGCGCTGGAGGCGATCCGGCTGGCGGGGGCGGCCGTCCACCCGGGGCCGGCCGGTATCCAGCTCGTGCCGCCGCTGATCTACACGGACGACGATCTCGCCGAGCTCCTGGACTGCGTGGAGCGGGGACTGACCGCCGTCTGGACCGGCCGCGTCGACCAGCTCCGCGCGGCCCGTCACTCCGGGCACGCCACACCGGGCGTCATGGTGGCGAGATGA
- a CDS encoding ABC transporter permease, translating into MRRQIRSELLKARSGWLLPALLLTAIMLDALSMLGTSSVVHDDIAAGRTTLAAGSHDVVRLGFANLLFAALFGVLMVTGEYRTGTISRSLLLTRSRRDVLAAKATVSLLGGLVFGLAGAATGLLTGWIAMGARGDDLVLDRETWLICLGLVLVSTLSAPWGTFLGWVIRQQVPAVIITLIWTLVVESALNAWVPDFARFLPGGAQASIYRDTATDVLAMPWGVALFCGWLAVAGVAAERLLHRRDVT; encoded by the coding sequence ATGCGCAGACAGATCCGCAGTGAGCTGCTGAAGGCACGCAGCGGCTGGCTGCTGCCCGCGCTCCTGCTCACCGCGATCATGCTCGATGCCCTGTCCATGCTCGGCACCTCCAGCGTCGTCCACGACGACATCGCGGCCGGCCGGACGACCCTCGCCGCCGGCTCGCACGACGTCGTCCGGCTCGGCTTCGCGAACCTGCTGTTCGCCGCCCTGTTCGGCGTGCTCATGGTCACCGGGGAGTATCGGACGGGAACCATCAGCAGGTCGCTGCTGCTCACCCGCTCGCGCCGGGACGTCCTCGCCGCCAAGGCGACCGTGAGCCTGCTCGGCGGTCTCGTCTTCGGCCTCGCCGGCGCGGCGACCGGCCTGCTCACCGGGTGGATCGCGATGGGCGCGCGCGGGGACGACCTCGTGCTCGACCGCGAGACCTGGCTCATCTGCCTCGGCCTGGTGCTCGTCTCGACCCTGTCCGCCCCCTGGGGGACGTTCCTGGGCTGGGTCATCCGCCAGCAGGTCCCCGCGGTGATCATCACGCTGATCTGGACGCTGGTCGTGGAGAGCGCGCTGAACGCCTGGGTGCCGGACTTCGCCCGCTTCCTGCCAGGTGGCGCCCAGGCCTCCATCTACCGGGACACCGCGACCGACGTGCTCGCGATGCCGTGGGGTGTCGCCCTGTTCTGCGGCTGGCTCGCGGTGGCCGGTGTCGCCGCCGAGCGACTGCTGCATCGACGCGACGTCACCTGA
- the mpaP gene encoding daptide biosynthesis intramembrane metalloprotease, whose translation MPVPAPAPAPAPKSTQVAVADPVPRLPVLAAEACLHPPVDVTDVWVAQIGPHRYIRVGADAAALLSALDGERDVDGLVVVLGAPWTAALVERTLRAFVRTGLVVDAADLAAAEAAAAGADGADGAGRERRRRRWLPRRPRLPRRVSYQPPLSIQLTLVDPSRVLGRFRPALRRLMSPVARGIYLAITVAGLGALAWQGGSLMRVVSHPLGLGEYGIVLGGLLVVTGIHELGHAAVLTALGGRPRRLGVMLFYLTPAFFCDISDGWRLRHNRYRVATALAGVAVQWVCAGVAALVSLGLPAGDVHDAVVALALACYIYGVFNLTPFVKFDGYIALMSHLDIPHLRKKSMADARRAAARFLFGGRYRRELPRLWWSSLFGLCCILFPVYLVGLAAQSWLGALVTLGPVGAAGGLALIAAVIVLGLRAGWKLLVEARENGAGIVRISVVSVLIVALCAAAALLVEVPRTVRAGYLAADGRVLLVLPDGTDPAATDAGHRVDLLRTGLLAGSVIAGATTSGVAVDTGSRFAPMGTAIPVRGGPETISATFQRLDGVRLEQGTDRLQDSGLADIHLDRVSVGGWLIDTYVAPAVRSIIG comes from the coding sequence GTGCCAGTGCCAGCGCCGGCACCGGCACCGGCACCGAAGAGCACGCAGGTCGCCGTGGCCGACCCGGTGCCGCGGCTCCCGGTGCTGGCCGCCGAGGCGTGCCTGCATCCGCCGGTGGACGTCACGGACGTCTGGGTGGCGCAGATCGGGCCGCACCGCTACATCCGGGTCGGCGCCGACGCGGCGGCCCTGCTCTCCGCCCTGGACGGCGAGCGGGATGTCGACGGTCTCGTCGTGGTGCTCGGAGCGCCGTGGACCGCCGCGCTGGTGGAACGGACCCTGCGGGCGTTCGTTCGGACCGGCCTGGTCGTGGACGCGGCCGACCTGGCAGCGGCCGAGGCGGCGGCCGCCGGTGCGGACGGCGCGGACGGCGCCGGGCGTGAGCGACGCCGGCGTCGATGGCTGCCCCGACGGCCCCGGCTGCCGCGGCGGGTGAGCTACCAGCCGCCGTTGTCGATCCAGCTCACCCTCGTCGACCCGAGCCGGGTGCTGGGGCGGTTCCGCCCGGCGCTGCGCAGGCTGATGTCACCCGTCGCCCGGGGGATCTACCTCGCGATCACGGTCGCCGGGCTGGGAGCGCTGGCCTGGCAGGGCGGGTCGCTGATGCGGGTGGTCAGCCACCCGCTCGGGCTGGGCGAGTACGGCATCGTGCTCGGTGGCCTGCTGGTCGTCACGGGCATCCACGAGCTGGGGCACGCCGCCGTCCTGACGGCGCTCGGCGGACGGCCGCGCCGGCTCGGGGTGATGTTGTTCTATCTGACGCCCGCGTTCTTCTGCGACATCTCCGACGGCTGGCGGCTGCGCCACAACCGCTACCGGGTCGCCACCGCGCTGGCCGGTGTCGCCGTGCAGTGGGTCTGCGCCGGCGTGGCCGCGCTCGTCAGCCTGGGGCTGCCCGCGGGCGACGTCCACGACGCGGTCGTGGCGCTGGCCCTGGCCTGCTACATCTACGGCGTCTTCAACCTCACCCCGTTCGTCAAGTTCGACGGATACATCGCGCTGATGTCGCATCTCGACATCCCGCACCTGCGGAAGAAGTCGATGGCCGACGCCCGGCGGGCCGCCGCGCGGTTCCTGTTCGGCGGGCGGTACCGCCGGGAGCTGCCCCGGCTGTGGTGGAGCTCGCTGTTCGGCCTCTGCTGCATCCTCTTCCCCGTCTACCTGGTCGGGCTGGCGGCCCAGTCGTGGCTGGGCGCGCTGGTGACGCTGGGCCCCGTCGGCGCGGCCGGCGGCCTCGCCCTGATCGCAGCCGTGATCGTCCTGGGTCTTCGGGCCGGGTGGAAGCTGCTCGTCGAGGCCAGGGAGAACGGAGCCGGGATCGTGCGGATCTCGGTGGTGTCGGTCCTGATCGTCGCGCTCTGCGCGGCCGCCGCGCTGCTCGTCGAGGTGCCCCGCACCGTGCGCGCCGGCTACCTCGCCGCCGACGGCCGGGTGCTGCTGGTGCTGCCGGACGGAACCGACCCCGCCGCCACCGACGCCGGCCACCGGGTCGACCTGTTGCGGACGGGCCTGCTGGCCGGCAGTGTCATCGCGGGCGCCACCACCAGCGGCGTGGCGGTGGACACCGGCTCCCGGTTCGCCCCCATGGGCACCGCGATCCCGGTTCGCGGCGGACCCGAGACCATCAGCGCGACCTTCCAGCGGCTGGACGGTGTGCGCCTCGAGCAGGGCACCGACCGGCTCCAGGACTCCGGTCTGGCCGACATCCATCTGGACCGGGTGAGCGTCGGTGGCTGGCTGATCGACACCTACGTCGCGCCCGCCGTTCGATCGATCATCGGCTGA
- a CDS encoding daptide-type RiPP, giving the protein MNTLDSDLLELGVDELEALDAPFDWRAFWIGAEAGAITVGVVGGAIALALT; this is encoded by the coding sequence ATGAACACTCTCGACAGTGACCTGCTGGAGCTGGGTGTCGACGAGCTCGAGGCTCTGGACGCCCCCTTCGACTGGCGCGCGTTCTGGATCGGCGCCGAGGCCGGCGCCATCACGGTGGGCGTCGTGGGCGGCGCGATCGCGCTCGCGCTCACCTGA